In Pectobacterium aroidearum, the following are encoded in one genomic region:
- the treC gene encoding alpha,alpha-phosphotrehalase, whose translation MTTSLPWWQNGVIYQIYPKSFQDSTGNGIGDIAGITARLDYLQQLGVDAIWLTPVYLSPQVDNGYDVADYCAIDPTYGTMADMETLIAEAHRRRIRVVMDMVFNHTSTQHHWFLNAQDRRSPYRHFYIWRDGNDGALPNNWRSKFGGPAWQWHAESKQYYLHLFATEQADLNWEHPRVRDELKQVCEFWSDKGVDGLRLDVINLVSKQQNFPSDAQGDGRRFYTDGPLIHDYLQEFSRDVFQPHGLMTVGEMSSTSLEHCRRYAALDGSELSMTFNFHHLKVDYPNGEKWTLAEPDFIQLKQIFTHWQQGMHNHAWNALFWCNHDQPRIVSRFGDEGEFRVQSAKMLAMVLHGMQGTPYIYQGEELGMTNPGYTQIEQYRDIESLNQFAEQRDRGQPDAQTLAILASKSRDNGRTPMQWDASNHAGFTTGTPWIAPCQNFSHVNAKQALADKASVFYTYQQLIAMRKALPLLTYGDYQDLLPDHPCIWCYQRIWEEQRLLVLANLSKQPLRWQPPIDIHGRRWRLLFSNYSDAQPQPAVLELRPFEAIYWVQGMQEKEDKIQE comes from the coding sequence ATGACTACCTCGCTTCCCTGGTGGCAAAACGGCGTAATTTATCAAATCTACCCGAAGAGCTTTCAGGACAGTACCGGAAATGGCATTGGCGACATCGCCGGCATCACTGCGCGACTCGATTACCTGCAACAGCTGGGCGTTGATGCGATCTGGCTGACCCCGGTTTATCTTTCCCCTCAGGTTGATAACGGTTATGACGTCGCCGATTACTGTGCCATCGATCCAACCTACGGCACGATGGCCGATATGGAAACGTTGATTGCAGAAGCGCATCGCCGTCGTATTCGTGTCGTCATGGATATGGTGTTCAACCATACCTCTACGCAGCACCACTGGTTCCTGAACGCACAGGATCGCCGTAGTCCCTACCGACATTTTTACATCTGGCGTGATGGCAATGACGGTGCGCTACCCAATAACTGGCGTTCAAAATTTGGCGGCCCAGCCTGGCAATGGCACGCGGAGAGCAAACAGTATTACCTGCACCTTTTCGCCACAGAACAGGCTGACCTGAATTGGGAACACCCACGTGTACGGGATGAATTAAAGCAGGTCTGTGAATTTTGGTCGGACAAAGGTGTAGACGGACTGCGGCTGGATGTGATCAATTTGGTCTCTAAGCAACAGAATTTTCCGTCAGACGCTCAGGGCGATGGACGCCGTTTCTACACCGATGGGCCATTGATTCATGATTACTTGCAGGAATTCAGCCGGGATGTTTTTCAGCCCCACGGTTTAATGACCGTCGGCGAGATGTCATCGACCTCGCTGGAACACTGCCGTCGCTACGCCGCGTTGGACGGTAGTGAACTCTCCATGACGTTCAATTTTCACCATTTGAAAGTCGATTATCCCAATGGGGAAAAATGGACGCTGGCAGAACCTGATTTCATCCAGCTCAAGCAGATTTTTACTCACTGGCAACAGGGTATGCACAACCATGCCTGGAATGCGCTGTTCTGGTGTAACCACGATCAGCCGCGCATCGTGTCGCGTTTTGGCGATGAAGGCGAATTCCGCGTGCAATCCGCCAAAATGCTGGCGATGGTGCTTCACGGCATGCAGGGCACGCCCTATATCTATCAGGGCGAAGAACTGGGGATGACCAATCCCGGCTATACGCAGATTGAACAATACCGGGATATTGAAAGCCTGAATCAATTTGCTGAACAGCGCGATCGGGGTCAGCCAGATGCACAAACCTTGGCAATCCTCGCCAGCAAATCACGCGATAACGGCCGTACACCGATGCAATGGGATGCCAGTAACCATGCCGGATTTACGACCGGCACACCGTGGATAGCACCGTGTCAAAACTTTTCCCACGTCAACGCAAAGCAAGCATTGGCAGATAAAGCGTCCGTTTTCTACACCTATCAACAGCTTATCGCTATGCGTAAAGCGCTACCACTACTGACATACGGAGACTATCAGGATTTGCTGCCGGATCATCCCTGCATCTGGTGCTATCAGCGTATCTGGGAAGAACAACGGCTTCTGGTGCTGGCAAACCTCAGTAAACAGCCTCTGCGTTGGCAGCCTCCCATTGATATCCACGGCCGCCGGTGGCGACTGTTATTCAGCAATTACTCTGATGCTCAACCTCAACCCGCAGTACTGGAGCTACGTCCGTTTGAAGCCATATATTGGGTACAAGGCATGCAGGAGAAAGAGGATAAGATTCAGGAATAG
- the treB gene encoding PTS trehalose transporter subunit IIBC: MSKVKQQDIDRLIELVGGRENIAAVTHCITRLRFVLHDSSKAHPKNIEEMRIVKGCFTNAGQFQVVIGTDVDEYYKALLATTGKGEINKEEAKVAARQNMSWFERSISHFAEIFFPLLPALISGGLILGARNVIGDIPMRDGQTLVQLYPTWQTVYDFLWLLGEAIFFYLPVAVCWSTVRKMGGTPILGIVLGITLVSPQLMNAYLIGQQTPEVWNFGWFTIEKIGYQAQVIPSVLAGMALALIETRLKKIVPDYLYLVVVPVTSLILAVFLAHTLIGPFGRMIGDGVAWAVKAVMTGSFAPIGAALFGFLYAPLVITGVHQTTLAIDMQMIQSMGGTPVWPLIALSNIAQAAAVVGVILVSRKDNEREVSVPAAISAFLGVTEPAMYGINLKYRFPMLCAMIGSAAAALICGLYGVTANGIGVGGLPGILSIKPQFWGIFALATLVAVIIPIVLTALVYKRKSRNGTLDPA; encoded by the coding sequence ATGAGTAAAGTTAAGCAACAGGATATTGACCGTCTGATCGAACTAGTTGGTGGACGCGAGAACATCGCGGCTGTCACGCACTGTATTACCCGTCTCCGCTTCGTCTTGCACGATTCGTCCAAAGCTCATCCAAAAAACATTGAAGAAATGCGTATTGTCAAAGGGTGCTTTACCAACGCAGGACAGTTTCAAGTCGTGATTGGCACCGACGTCGACGAGTATTACAAAGCACTGCTCGCCACGACAGGCAAAGGCGAAATCAATAAGGAAGAGGCCAAAGTCGCCGCCCGCCAGAATATGAGCTGGTTTGAGCGCAGCATTTCACATTTCGCTGAGATCTTTTTCCCGCTGCTTCCCGCGCTCATCAGCGGAGGCTTGATCCTCGGTGCGCGTAACGTGATCGGTGATATCCCGATGCGTGACGGGCAAACGCTGGTACAGCTTTACCCTACCTGGCAAACCGTCTACGATTTCCTCTGGCTGCTGGGCGAAGCCATCTTCTTCTATCTCCCCGTTGCGGTCTGCTGGTCAACCGTACGCAAAATGGGTGGCACGCCCATCCTCGGCATCGTACTCGGTATCACGCTGGTATCGCCACAGTTAATGAACGCCTACCTCATCGGGCAGCAAACGCCCGAGGTATGGAATTTTGGCTGGTTCACGATAGAGAAAATAGGCTATCAGGCACAGGTTATCCCTTCCGTTCTAGCCGGGATGGCGCTGGCGCTGATTGAAACTCGGCTGAAGAAAATCGTACCGGATTACCTCTATCTGGTGGTCGTGCCTGTAACCTCACTGATTCTGGCCGTTTTCCTGGCACATACCTTGATTGGCCCCTTTGGCCGTATGATTGGCGATGGCGTTGCCTGGGCCGTGAAAGCCGTCATGACCGGCAGCTTTGCTCCGATTGGCGCCGCGCTGTTTGGGTTCCTTTATGCACCGTTGGTCATCACGGGCGTGCACCAGACAACGTTAGCGATTGATATGCAGATGATTCAGAGTATGGGCGGCACGCCGGTCTGGCCACTCATCGCGCTGTCCAACATTGCCCAGGCGGCAGCCGTCGTTGGAGTGATTCTCGTCAGCCGAAAAGACAACGAACGCGAAGTTTCAGTTCCCGCCGCCATTTCCGCCTTTCTTGGCGTGACCGAACCAGCCATGTATGGCATCAACCTGAAATACCGCTTTCCGATGCTGTGCGCCATGATCGGCTCCGCCGCCGCCGCACTCATTTGCGGCCTGTACGGCGTAACAGCAAATGGCATCGGTGTCGGTGGGTTGCCGGGCATTCTCTCCATCAAGCCACAGTTTTGGGGAATCTTTGCTCTCGCCACGCTGGTTGCCGTCATCATTCCGATTGTATTGACGGCGCTGGTCTATAAACGTAAGAGCCGTAATGGCACGCTGGATCCCGCATAG
- a CDS encoding GNAT family N-acetyltransferase, with translation METSVVDPLFADKLYELRHQPHLRLTIQEECDADALFNLIQQEKARLRRTLPWPDSVTNVDDTRETIGDNRKAFFDKTSAVYLIRWDDALAGIVSFNTIQDKEGVIGYWLAEAFEGKGIISQAVNTLITAYADANLVDRCVIKASTANTRSNAVAQRLGFRFHHLEKDAEQIGEQWFDHNIYHYPA, from the coding sequence ATGGAAACGTCGGTTGTCGATCCGTTATTTGCAGACAAACTGTATGAGCTACGTCATCAGCCCCATCTGCGCCTAACGATACAGGAAGAATGCGATGCCGATGCGCTCTTCAACCTGATTCAGCAGGAAAAAGCCCGTCTGCGACGAACGTTACCCTGGCCAGACTCCGTCACGAACGTCGATGACACGCGTGAAACCATTGGCGACAACAGAAAGGCGTTCTTTGACAAAACCTCTGCCGTGTATCTTATCCGCTGGGACGACGCGTTGGCTGGCATCGTCTCCTTCAATACGATTCAGGATAAAGAAGGCGTCATCGGCTACTGGCTCGCCGAAGCATTTGAAGGGAAAGGCATCATTTCTCAGGCCGTCAACACGCTGATAACAGCCTATGCCGATGCCAATCTCGTTGATCGCTGCGTCATCAAAGCCTCAACCGCCAACACACGCAGCAACGCCGTCGCTCAACGGCTCGGCTTCCGTTTTCATCACCTGGAGAAAGATGCAGAGCAGATTGGTGAGCAATGGTTCGATCATAATATTTATCACTATCCCGCCTGA
- a CDS encoding PhzF family phenazine biosynthesis protein → MPIVRRFKQVDVFTQQPFKGNPLAVILEANGLTDAQMQNIARWTNLSETTFVLPATDPLADYHVRIFTPESEMPFAGHPTLGTAHALLEEGLRPKSPGQLVQQCGVGLVPINIHDDGSLAFHAPQATMVPFGDEHMPLLEKTLGITGSDNAAIDNRYPPTAVHMGIRWLVIRVDSADTCLNITPDADALSAVQNLSQTNGIAIYGPHDNATPADYEVRAFYIERGHLKEDPVTGSANACLAALLRQQHSTNNVTAPLSYLARQGTMLHCDGRITVTYLNDEPWIGGHSVTIVDGTLQG, encoded by the coding sequence ATGCCGATAGTACGTCGTTTCAAACAGGTCGACGTTTTTACCCAGCAGCCTTTCAAGGGCAATCCGCTTGCCGTCATTCTGGAAGCAAATGGGTTAACCGATGCGCAAATGCAGAATATCGCGCGTTGGACAAACCTGTCAGAAACCACGTTTGTCCTGCCAGCTACCGATCCTCTGGCAGATTACCACGTGCGCATTTTTACGCCAGAATCGGAAATGCCCTTTGCCGGACACCCGACGCTAGGCACCGCGCATGCCCTGCTGGAAGAAGGATTGCGCCCGAAATCCCCAGGTCAGTTAGTGCAACAGTGCGGCGTTGGCTTAGTTCCGATCAATATTCATGACGATGGCAGTCTGGCTTTTCACGCACCGCAGGCCACCATGGTTCCGTTCGGTGACGAGCATATGCCACTGCTGGAAAAAACGCTTGGCATTACTGGTTCTGATAATGCTGCTATCGATAACCGCTACCCGCCCACCGCAGTACATATGGGAATTCGCTGGCTGGTGATTCGTGTAGACAGCGCCGACACCTGTCTGAACATCACACCCGATGCAGACGCGCTCTCAGCCGTGCAAAACCTTAGTCAGACTAACGGCATCGCCATCTACGGCCCGCACGATAACGCGACGCCAGCCGATTACGAAGTTCGCGCATTCTATATTGAACGTGGCCATCTCAAAGAAGATCCGGTTACTGGCAGTGCCAACGCCTGTCTGGCAGCGCTGCTTCGCCAGCAGCACTCGACCAATAACGTCACCGCGCCACTCAGTTACCTGGCACGACAGGGCACGATGCTGCACTGCGATGGCCGGATTACCGTAACTTATCTGAACGATGAACCTTGGATCGGCGGGCATAGCGTCACGATCGTTGACGGTACCTTGCAAGGGTAA